A part of Hippopotamus amphibius kiboko isolate mHipAmp2 chromosome 16, mHipAmp2.hap2, whole genome shotgun sequence genomic DNA contains:
- the LOC130837924 gene encoding EP300-interacting inhibitor of differentiation 2-like — MSELPADSSVPPAGAANDHGDVPQAEVGGGRRAAAPAQPVEASDRATAAAREGPMAAPREGPVAAAREARVAAVARVLAEPAEGEGAEARPRPRPGNGPGLAFVPNLLLPQHFEAMRVYQQGVRRFLEHFALAPGRIPELEGRRRGFVEPWGAREAAFDAEYRRDPQRMDADMLTLSITLTASAVINPLIRELGCDKCTSRE, encoded by the coding sequence ATGTCCGAGCTGCCCGCAGACAGCAGTGTCCCGCCGGCGGGCGCGGCGAATGACCACGGCGACGTCCCGCAGGCGGAGgtaggcggcgggcggcgggcggcggccccggcgcAGCCTGTGGAGGCCAGCGACCGTGCGACGGCGGCGGCCAGGGAAGGTCCGATGGCGGCACCTCGGGAAGGTCCAGTGGCGGCGGCCAGGGAAGCCCGCGTGGCAGCGGTCGCCAGAGTGTTGGCGGAGCccgcggagggagagggtgctgaggccagaccccggcccaggcccggcaacggcccaggcctggctttcgtgccgaatctcctcctccctcagcattTTGAGGCCATGAGAGTTTACCAGCAGGGCGTGCGCCGCTTCCTGGAGCACTTCGCGCTTGCTCCTGGCCGAATTCCGGAGCTGGAAGGACGGCGCAGGGGGTTTGTGGAACCCTGGGGAGCAAGGGAGGCGGCGTTTGATGCGGAATATCGGCGGGATCCTCAGAGGATGGATGCTGATATGTTAACATTGAGTATAACTCTGACTGCGTCTGCAGTTATCAACCCTCTGATACGAGAACTTGGTTGTGATAAGTGTACCAGTAGAGAATAG